In one Capricornis sumatraensis isolate serow.1 chromosome 1, serow.2, whole genome shotgun sequence genomic region, the following are encoded:
- the LOC138074228 gene encoding olfactory receptor 1f45-like, whose product MVRISSITNETSISDFLLLGFSQHPEQQPLLFGLFLAVYLVTVLGNLLVVLAISSDPRLHTPMYFFLANLSFTDTCFSCTIVPKVLLNIHTQHHAISHTGCLVQMFFFMELALLDDFLLAVMAYDRYVAICLPLHYTTIMGPQRCLLLVTASWLSSHLLAFSLCLLMSQFSFCTSHAIPHFFCDLLPLLKLACSDTHIFQLMMFAEAALSGVVPLTCVLVSYAHIIHTILRIPSAGGRHKVFSTCGSHLTVVTLFYGTLFLVYFQPSSSYSADTGMATSVVYTMVTPMLNPFIYSLRNSDMKGALCRFFSWGKCSTL is encoded by the exons ATGGTCAGAATTTCCAG CATTACAAATGAAACCAGCATCTCTGACTTCCTGCTCCTGGGCTTCTCTCAGCACCCAGAGCAGCAGCCTCTCCTGTTCGGGCTCTTCCTGGCCGTGTACCTGGTCACCGTGCTGGGGAACCTGCTCGTCGTCCTGGCCATCAGCTCTGACCCccgcctccacacccccatgtacttcttcctggcCAACCTGTCCTTCACTgacacctgcttctcctgcaccaTCGTCCCCAAGGTGCTGCTCAACATCCACACACAGCACCACGCCATCTCCCACACTGGGTGCCTCGTGCAGATGTTCTTCTTCATGGAATTGGCCCTGCTGGACGACTTCCTGCTGgctgtgatggcctatgaccgctacgtggccatctgcCTTCCTCTCCACTACACCACCATCATGGGGCCCCAGCGCTGCCTGCTGCTGGTCACCGCATCCTGGCTCAGCTCCCACCTCCTGGccttctccctctgtctcctcatGTCTCAGTTCTCCTTCTGCACCTCCCATGCCATCCCACACTTCTTCTGTGACCTTCTCCCACTCCTCAAACTTGCCTGCTCAGACACTCACATCTTTCAGCTCATGATGTTTGCAGAAGCAGCCCTCTCAGGGGTGGTCCCTCTCACCTGTGTCCTGGTCTCTTATGCCCACATCATCCACACCATCCTCAGGATCCCCTCTGCTGGGGGGAGGCACAAAGTCTTCTCTACCTGTGGCTCTCACCTGACAGTGGTCACTCTCTTCTATGGGACACTCTTTCTGGTGTATTTCCAGCCCTCGTCCTCCTACTCAGCAGACACTGGGATGGCAACATCTGTGGTGTACACAATGGTCACCCCCATGCTAAACCCTTTTATCTACAGCCTGAGGAACAGCGACATGAAAGGAGCTTTGTGCAGATTCTTCAGCTGGGGAAAATGCTCTACTCTGTAA